In Thermosphaera sp., a genomic segment contains:
- a CDS encoding DUF87 domain-containing protein produces MIIVGAEPGSSPPAGERGSALAGNGRTWVYALTALNVAFPILIGWLSPPRIPGYYAPLARILALAASFSTVLLASRRLIASSSNTAVIAALASPGFSSPAEFIYAGALSAAVAYAAYTKGLSPLSARAEAGELASAARLLGELARDPGRALKNRYTPLLLSASALSLSLVAVLYYASSAPVSTILLLTPLWLSVAMGIASAGSGASAAGAVKAGLISGLSTLSLIPSLYTASSVDAARILTPSPAGSSGAIIKLGRALAVLEHGEPRGEYKGFPQHWVSRGRPCWYWRRAEGEVAVPVESMMNTHAVIAGASGAGKSTLARSLIKQFSAVKKSILVIDPHGEYSNLGSLLGDVRTVDASEIFLNPLDLSGLSPLDKAKEFSQTLALLFGLGPLQRIMLEELLVKTYESKGIIAGDPSTWTRPPPTPTDLEHACADSAGGGEEYARICPYVKVLARHFPREAPVSLPSLLEKPAVVSLNKLASDFSRTLLVETLLYSILSAMYGGRLSDLLIVVDEVRAALPGGVGDRILSRLFSESRKFGITLIVVSQDAGSIPGVILNNAGLRIFFNTSEPESLEYAVKSVAGVSDSERALAVSTALKGLGAFEFLVDVAGLNKVFIAKNPYRSL; encoded by the coding sequence ATGATAATAGTAGGGGCTGAGCCCGGCTCATCCCCGCCTGCAGGAGAAAGGGGTTCAGCGTTGGCCGGCAACGGGAGGACATGGGTTTACGCTCTCACCGCTCTCAACGTCGCCTTCCCCATTCTAATCGGCTGGCTCAGCCCCCCGCGCATACCCGGCTACTACGCTCCCCTAGCGAGGATACTTGCATTAGCCGCGTCCTTCTCCACAGTGCTCCTCGCTTCGAGAAGGCTGATCGCGAGCTCGTCTAACACAGCGGTCATCGCCGCCCTTGCATCCCCCGGGTTCTCATCCCCGGCCGAGTTCATCTACGCTGGAGCGCTGTCAGCGGCCGTAGCTTACGCGGCTTACACCAAGGGGCTCTCCCCGCTGAGCGCTCGGGCCGAGGCAGGCGAGTTGGCGAGCGCCGCCCGCCTGCTGGGGGAGTTGGCGAGGGATCCCGGCAGAGCGTTGAAGAACCGCTACACCCCCCTCCTCCTATCCGCCTCAGCCCTCTCGCTCTCGCTCGTAGCAGTATTATACTACGCCTCGTCCGCGCCGGTTTCAACGATCCTCCTGCTCACCCCGCTGTGGCTTTCGGTCGCAATGGGGATCGCGTCAGCGGGCTCGGGGGCCTCGGCGGCTGGAGCCGTGAAGGCTGGATTAATATCCGGCTTGAGCACGCTGTCGCTCATCCCCTCCCTGTACACTGCGTCAAGCGTAGACGCGGCGAGGATCCTGACGCCCTCCCCCGCCGGCTCCTCTGGAGCGATCATCAAGCTGGGGCGGGCCCTAGCCGTGCTCGAGCACGGGGAGCCCCGTGGAGAGTACAAGGGCTTCCCCCAGCACTGGGTCTCCCGGGGAAGGCCGTGCTGGTATTGGAGGAGGGCTGAGGGGGAGGTCGCCGTCCCCGTTGAATCAATGATGAACACTCACGCAGTCATCGCCGGAGCGTCGGGAGCGGGTAAGTCGACCCTTGCCAGGAGCTTGATCAAGCAGTTCTCAGCCGTGAAGAAGTCCATCCTGGTAATAGACCCGCACGGTGAATACTCGAACCTGGGCAGCCTCCTCGGCGACGTGAGGACGGTGGATGCGTCCGAGATATTCCTGAACCCGCTGGACCTCTCCGGGCTGAGCCCCCTGGACAAGGCCAAGGAGTTCTCTCAAACCCTCGCCCTCCTGTTCGGGCTCGGACCGCTTCAGAGGATCATGCTGGAGGAGCTCCTGGTTAAGACCTATGAGTCGAAGGGAATTATAGCCGGCGACCCCTCCACGTGGACCCGGCCGCCCCCGACTCCAACAGACCTCGAACACGCCTGTGCTGATTCAGCCGGGGGTGGCGAGGAGTACGCTAGGATATGCCCCTACGTTAAAGTCCTGGCGAGGCACTTTCCAAGGGAAGCCCCTGTCTCCCTGCCCTCCCTGCTCGAGAAGCCGGCGGTAGTCTCCCTCAACAAGCTGGCGAGCGATTTCTCCCGGACCCTGCTAGTTGAAACCCTTTTATACTCGATCCTCTCGGCGATGTACGGTGGGAGATTGAGCGATCTACTCATAGTGGTGGACGAGGTCAGGGCCGCCCTCCCAGGGGGAGTAGGGGATAGAATCCTCTCTAGACTCTTCTCGGAGAGCAGGAAGTTCGGCATAACCCTTATAGTAGTCTCCCAGGATGCTGGGAGCATACCGGGAGTAATCCTCAACAACGCGGGGTTGAGGATATTCTTCAACACCAGCGAGCCCGAGAGCCTTGAATACGCTGTTAAATCCGTGGCAGGGGTTTCGGATAGCGAGAGGGCTCTTGCCGTTTCAACAGCCCTCAAGGGGCTGGGTGCTTTCGAGTTCCTGGTCGACGTTGCAGGGTTGAACAAGGTATTTATTGCCAAAAACCCATATAGGAGTCTCTAG
- a CDS encoding transketolase C-terminal domain-containing protein produces MVRKALTGNHAISYAVKLVKPEVIAAYPITPQTSIVEKLSEMVESGELDSTMIRVESEHSALAACYGAALAGARAFTATSSQGLLYMHEVVHWVSRARIPMVMAVVSRTINAPWNIWPDHSDFMDQRDAGWIMAYAMDNQEALDLTIQAFKISEDPEVYLPVMVGIEGFILGHTTMPVEIPDEELVREWLGPRRQPYVVDGSSPIGVGGLTMPEETEDIFHGIQESMESAKRVIERVDREYGRMFGRSYGGLTQCYRCEDADYLAVSMGAWSGDLMEAVNKLREEGYRVGVLRLRFYRPFPREDLLEHAGRSKGVVVFDRAVSFGAWGPIFADLVASLAERPEKLPALSNIVAGIAGVNITSEDFEKLVKRFIESVEKGEKPVYFEWFRKR; encoded by the coding sequence ATGGTTAGGAAGGCTTTAACAGGCAATCACGCGATATCCTACGCGGTCAAGCTGGTTAAGCCTGAAGTGATAGCGGCGTACCCGATAACCCCGCAGACGAGCATTGTAGAGAAGCTGTCGGAGATGGTTGAGTCGGGCGAGCTCGACTCGACGATGATCAGAGTTGAATCCGAGCACTCAGCGCTGGCAGCGTGCTACGGCGCCGCGCTCGCCGGGGCGAGGGCTTTCACGGCGACGAGCAGCCAGGGACTGCTGTATATGCACGAGGTGGTCCACTGGGTGTCTAGGGCGAGGATACCGATGGTGATGGCCGTCGTCTCCAGGACCATTAACGCTCCGTGGAACATCTGGCCGGACCACAGCGACTTCATGGATCAGAGGGATGCCGGCTGGATAATGGCCTACGCGATGGATAATCAGGAGGCGCTCGACCTGACCATTCAGGCCTTCAAGATAAGCGAGGACCCCGAGGTCTACCTGCCCGTCATGGTCGGCATAGAGGGCTTCATACTGGGACACACGACCATGCCCGTTGAAATCCCCGATGAGGAGCTAGTGAGGGAGTGGCTCGGGCCCCGCAGGCAACCCTACGTCGTAGATGGGAGCTCGCCGATAGGCGTTGGAGGCTTAACTATGCCGGAGGAGACCGAGGATATCTTCCACGGGATACAGGAGTCCATGGAGAGCGCTAAGAGGGTCATCGAGAGGGTTGACCGGGAGTACGGTAGGATGTTCGGGAGGAGCTACGGCGGGCTGACCCAGTGCTACAGGTGCGAGGACGCCGACTACTTAGCGGTCTCCATGGGGGCTTGGTCGGGGGATTTAATGGAGGCCGTCAACAAGCTCAGGGAGGAGGGCTACAGGGTGGGGGTGTTGAGGCTGAGGTTCTACAGGCCCTTCCCCCGCGAGGACTTGCTCGAGCACGCGGGGAGGTCTAAGGGCGTGGTAGTCTTCGATAGAGCGGTGAGCTTCGGGGCTTGGGGTCCAATATTCGCGGACCTCGTCGCCAGCCTAGCCGAGCGCCCCGAGAAGCTTCCCGCGCTCAGCAACATCGTCGCGGGAATAGCGGGCGTTAACATCACTAGCGAGGACTTCGAGAAGCTCGTGAAAAGGTTTATTGAAAGCGTCGAGAAGGGCGAGAAGCCCGTTTACTTCGAATGGTTTAGGAAGAGGTGA
- a CDS encoding geranylgeranylglyceryl/heptaprenylglyceryl phosphate synthase, whose protein sequence is MGRIHEQISSRISRGEKLHFTLIDPDKPSTKESLEKTAKLVSEAGTDAFLIGGSLGVTPEEAGRTARLLKETGLPVIVFPGNVNCLTPHADAVLFMVLMNSNESYYLMQAQVVAAPLVKKYGLEPLPTGYIVVYPDTAVGHMGRAQPIPVGKPEIVLAYALAGEMMGFKYIYLEAGSGSQQPVPASFPAIVKKHTSLITIVGGGIRSPEQAREMVKSGADIVVTGTIVEKDPEAAVKIIRAVKSPS, encoded by the coding sequence TTGGGGAGGATTCACGAGCAGATCTCGAGTAGGATCTCGAGAGGGGAGAAGCTACACTTCACGCTAATAGACCCCGACAAGCCGTCGACCAAGGAGAGCTTGGAGAAGACGGCCAAGCTCGTGAGCGAAGCCGGGACAGACGCATTCCTCATCGGGGGAAGCCTAGGGGTGACCCCGGAGGAAGCGGGGAGAACTGCCCGCCTGCTGAAGGAGACGGGGCTCCCCGTCATAGTCTTCCCGGGCAACGTAAACTGCTTGACTCCTCACGCAGACGCGGTATTATTCATGGTTTTAATGAACTCGAACGAATCCTACTACTTGATGCAGGCCCAGGTGGTCGCAGCCCCGCTGGTCAAGAAGTACGGTCTCGAACCCCTTCCAACCGGCTACATAGTAGTATACCCGGACACGGCCGTGGGGCACATGGGCAGGGCGCAGCCCATACCCGTGGGGAAGCCGGAGATAGTCCTAGCGTACGCTCTAGCGGGCGAGATGATGGGCTTCAAGTACATCTACCTTGAGGCGGGGAGCGGGTCGCAGCAGCCGGTCCCAGCGAGCTTCCCCGCGATAGTGAAAAAACACACAAGCTTGATAACCATCGTGGGGGGAGGGATAAGGTCGCCGGAGCAGGCCAGGGAGATGGTTAAGTCGGGCGCAGACATCGTGGTCACGGGAACCATAGTCGAGAAGGACCCCGAAGCAGCCGTCAAGATCATAAGAGCTGTCAAAAGCCCGAGCTGA
- a CDS encoding 4Fe-4S binding protein, translating into MDRVEVVKPVHGRLPLTTPSKGVAGKTGLWRTERPVVDNGKCTRCFQCEIYCPVNVIRVEPETGVSIDYEYCKGCGVCADVCPMRAISMVPEAG; encoded by the coding sequence GTGGACAGGGTTGAAGTAGTCAAGCCCGTTCACGGGAGGCTGCCTCTCACAACACCCTCTAAGGGCGTAGCAGGTAAAACCGGGCTGTGGAGGACCGAGAGGCCGGTGGTCGACAACGGCAAGTGCACGAGGTGCTTCCAGTGCGAGATATACTGTCCCGTCAACGTGATAAGGGTTGAGCCTGAAACCGGGGTTTCAATAGACTACGAGTACTGCAAGGGGTGCGGAGTCTGCGCCGACGTCTGCCCGATGAGGGCTATCTCAATGGTTCCGGAGGCGGGGTGA
- a CDS encoding DNA polymerase sliding clamp, with protein sequence MFKAVYSNASKMKYVAQAIAKIIDEAPFYATPDSLEVKVPSPDKTMMTIIKIPSVAFDEYSVDGEEFFVVSSMDLNRVVRRGTRNDAMEMELDRENSVLKIVFRDKKSGVERAFLLETRPRPPERVPEINIELGVTVKMTSDDYRELLGDLKVAGETALFMFQDGRLVVKAGEQQKEYEGVFSEGSPLIYLSSASMKAQAKYSVDMLQVTLKPISAAKQVAISFDTDKPMRIEYELAGGGTIIYWLIPRTE encoded by the coding sequence TTGTTCAAAGCAGTCTACTCTAATGCTTCGAAAATGAAGTACGTCGCGCAGGCGATCGCTAAGATAATAGATGAAGCTCCCTTCTACGCGACCCCGGACTCGCTTGAGGTCAAAGTGCCCAGCCCGGATAAGACCATGATGACGATCATCAAGATACCCAGCGTCGCCTTCGACGAGTACAGCGTCGACGGCGAGGAGTTCTTCGTAGTGTCTTCCATGGACTTGAACAGGGTGGTTAGGAGGGGCACAAGGAACGATGCGATGGAGATGGAGCTCGACAGGGAGAACTCGGTCTTGAAGATCGTTTTCCGCGACAAGAAGAGCGGCGTTGAGAGAGCGTTCCTCCTGGAGACCAGGCCAAGGCCCCCGGAGCGGGTTCCAGAGATAAACATCGAGCTCGGGGTAACGGTTAAAATGACCTCCGACGACTACAGGGAGCTGCTGGGGGATTTGAAAGTAGCCGGCGAGACAGCCCTCTTCATGTTCCAGGATGGCAGGCTCGTGGTTAAGGCGGGGGAGCAGCAGAAGGAGTATGAGGGGGTCTTCAGCGAGGGAAGCCCGCTCATATACCTGTCCTCAGCGTCGATGAAGGCTCAGGCGAAGTACTCCGTTGACATGCTGCAGGTGACGCTGAAGCCTATTTCAGCGGCTAAGCAGGTGGCAATCTCCTTCGACACGGACAAGCCTATGAGGATAGAGTACGAGCTCGCGGGGGGCGGAACGATCATTTACTGGCTTATCCCGAGGACCGAGTAG
- a CDS encoding DEAD/DEAH box helicase, with product MIKGLSTYFSLDEEMANKLVECLRNLGYERLTELQRRSFESIALRRESTLIIAPTGSGKTEAAVIPVLFSILRDGLKPISCVYITPLRALNRDIERRLRSLAECFGLKISLKHGDTPERVRREILEDPPHVLVTTPENFNYILINEKLAPRLENLWFIVFDEFHELLESKRGLLAFTTAYLLERKLGRRLVKIALSATLSSLDKAREIVGLGETASVVEDSTLKKMSLKVEIPECNSELCRGVRGLLGDERQAARMARIIELMMEHRGVLVFVNTRSLAERLGSLLKTIPGRLGLGGVHVEVHHGSLSRSHRESVEASFKKGEVRALVATSSMELGIDIGHVDLVIQYLSPRQAARLVQRVGRSGHRLKGESKGVVLSMDNLIHYLEALVIARRALNRLLEREEVVYSPLDVLAYAMAVNILLHREGFSRDEFYREIRHHPLYRGLEREEYDKLVEYLIYTRILRDENGVLKPTRKTRIYLYKTSMIPSSRDVVVVEASSNRRIGSLNEEYIVLNINPGDTIIMGGEAWRVVGYDDSEAKLYVERSAAGFEEALIPHWEGENIPVEFEVASEVGELVASLRAGGGIPGDYGELASGGVRADVAEGLCGGRQVCVDYVEELHSLFITVYAGSKVNNLLRDVLTWVLKTRLPHIEVDSYSSPYLVVVKIKGYHHPREVVGAVLEALKGLRRVLDKRVLRDVARSGKALYWRIFQVGQRFGAISPGETRVSRSFLEAFADTVIGDEAFREVLVRDYDLESAEALADGIARGEVKVESRYFEKLAQGHLELLGYIEIPVAPSVVTLDREQYMERLLNRRVKLLCIRCGFEIGGTVRELAKMESYVCPKCRTATLALVKTSGEEEKKLVNKVRKGEKLTGEEQALQEDLAKRAIMLYRYGRTALLALSARGVGTQEAARILRRVGSGGDLLTEIYESEKKYLKAKKYIDEKNGA from the coding sequence ATGATTAAAGGGTTATCCACATATTTTAGCCTGGATGAGGAGATGGCGAACAAGCTGGTCGAGTGTTTGAGAAACCTGGGATACGAGAGGCTGACGGAGCTCCAGAGGAGGAGCTTCGAGAGCATTGCTTTGAGGAGGGAGTCGACCCTTATAATCGCCCCCACGGGGAGCGGGAAGACCGAGGCCGCCGTGATACCTGTGCTCTTCTCGATACTCAGGGACGGGCTTAAGCCAATATCATGCGTGTACATCACTCCTTTGAGGGCTTTGAACAGGGATATAGAGAGGAGGCTGAGGAGCCTCGCCGAGTGCTTCGGGCTTAAGATCTCCCTGAAGCACGGAGATACCCCGGAGAGGGTTCGGAGGGAGATACTTGAGGACCCGCCCCATGTTCTCGTGACGACGCCGGAGAACTTCAACTACATCCTCATAAACGAGAAGCTGGCTCCCAGGCTGGAAAACCTCTGGTTCATAGTCTTCGACGAGTTCCACGAGCTCTTGGAGAGCAAGAGGGGGTTGCTCGCCTTCACCACGGCATACCTCTTGGAGAGGAAGCTGGGGAGGAGGCTTGTGAAGATAGCGTTGTCTGCAACGCTGTCAAGCCTCGACAAGGCTAGGGAGATAGTCGGGCTCGGGGAAACGGCCAGCGTCGTGGAGGATTCAACCCTTAAGAAGATGAGCTTGAAGGTTGAAATCCCCGAGTGCAACAGCGAGCTGTGCCGAGGGGTGCGCGGGCTCCTCGGAGATGAAAGGCAGGCGGCTAGGATGGCGAGAATAATCGAGCTGATGATGGAGCACCGCGGAGTCCTGGTCTTCGTGAACACCCGGTCGCTCGCGGAACGCCTCGGCTCCCTGTTGAAGACGATCCCGGGGAGGCTCGGCCTCGGCGGCGTCCACGTGGAGGTTCACCACGGGAGCCTTTCCAGGAGCCACAGGGAGAGCGTTGAGGCATCGTTCAAGAAGGGCGAGGTTAGAGCGCTGGTCGCCACGTCCAGCATGGAGCTTGGAATAGACATCGGCCACGTGGACCTGGTGATACAGTACCTCTCGCCGCGCCAGGCCGCTAGGCTTGTTCAAAGGGTTGGGAGGAGCGGCCACCGGCTGAAGGGTGAGTCCAAGGGCGTGGTTTTGAGCATGGACAACCTGATACACTACCTCGAGGCGCTGGTCATAGCTAGGAGGGCTTTGAACAGGCTGCTGGAGAGGGAGGAGGTCGTTTACAGCCCCCTCGATGTTCTCGCCTACGCGATGGCTGTCAACATCCTCCTCCACAGGGAGGGGTTCAGCAGGGATGAGTTCTACAGGGAGATCAGGCATCACCCCCTTTACAGGGGGCTGGAGAGGGAGGAGTACGATAAGCTTGTCGAGTACTTGATCTATACGAGGATTCTGAGGGATGAGAACGGGGTTCTCAAGCCCACCCGGAAGACGAGGATATACTTGTACAAGACCTCCATGATCCCGTCGAGCAGGGATGTCGTGGTCGTGGAGGCTTCGAGCAACAGGAGGATTGGCAGCTTGAACGAGGAGTACATCGTCCTCAACATAAACCCGGGGGATACGATCATAATGGGAGGGGAGGCGTGGCGGGTTGTAGGATACGATGACTCGGAGGCGAAGCTCTACGTTGAGAGGTCTGCGGCCGGCTTCGAAGAGGCTTTGATCCCTCATTGGGAGGGGGAGAACATACCTGTTGAGTTCGAAGTAGCGTCTGAGGTAGGGGAGTTGGTGGCGTCGCTGAGGGCGGGGGGAGGGATCCCCGGGGACTACGGGGAGCTCGCCTCGGGGGGTGTGAGGGCTGATGTGGCTGAGGGGCTCTGCGGCGGGAGGCAGGTTTGCGTCGACTACGTGGAGGAGCTCCACTCCCTGTTTATAACCGTTTACGCTGGGAGCAAGGTGAACAATCTTTTAAGGGATGTTTTGACGTGGGTTTTGAAGACAAGGCTTCCCCACATCGAGGTCGACTCCTACTCCTCCCCCTACCTCGTCGTGGTTAAGATCAAGGGCTATCACCACCCTAGGGAAGTGGTCGGCGCGGTTTTGGAGGCCTTGAAAGGGTTGAGGAGGGTTCTCGACAAGAGGGTTTTAAGGGATGTTGCCAGGAGCGGTAAGGCCCTCTACTGGAGGATATTCCAGGTTGGGCAGAGGTTCGGGGCGATAAGCCCCGGGGAGACCAGGGTTTCGAGGAGCTTTCTCGAGGCTTTCGCGGACACGGTTATCGGCGATGAAGCCTTCAGGGAGGTGCTCGTCAGGGATTACGACTTGGAGTCTGCGGAAGCTCTCGCCGACGGGATCGCTAGGGGGGAGGTGAAGGTGGAGAGCAGGTATTTCGAGAAGCTCGCCCAGGGTCACTTGGAGCTACTCGGCTACATCGAGATCCCTGTGGCCCCGTCGGTGGTAACCCTTGACCGCGAGCAGTACATGGAGAGGCTTCTCAACAGGCGCGTGAAGCTCTTGTGCATCAGGTGCGGCTTCGAGATAGGGGGAACGGTGCGCGAGCTCGCGAAAATGGAGAGCTACGTCTGCCCGAAGTGCAGGACGGCTACGCTAGCCCTCGTGAAGACGAGCGGGGAAGAGGAGAAGAAGCTGGTGAACAAGGTGAGGAAGGGAGAGAAGCTGACCGGTGAGGAGCAGGCCCTGCAGGAAGACCTCGCTAAGAGAGCAATAATGCTCTACAGGTATGGGAGGACGGCTCTCCTCGCCCTGTCCGCGAGAGGGGTTGGAACCCAGGAGGCGGCTAGAATACTCCGCAGAGTCGGCAGCGGCGGGGACTTGCTGACCGAGATCTACGAGAGCGAGAAGAAGTATTTGAAGGCTAAGAAGTACATAGACGAGAAGAACGGGGCCTAG
- a CDS encoding MazG nucleotide pyrophosphohydrolase domain-containing protein has protein sequence MEIREAQSLIREKFFERDSARGLFATFTWFTEEVGELAEALLEMNRRMLEEELADVLAWLLSVANLVGVDLEDAFRKKYVSSGF, from the coding sequence GTGGAGATTAGGGAGGCTCAAAGCCTCATTAGGGAGAAGTTTTTCGAGAGGGATTCAGCCAGGGGTTTGTTCGCAACCTTCACATGGTTCACCGAGGAGGTGGGGGAGCTCGCCGAGGCTCTTCTCGAAATGAACAGGAGGATGCTCGAGGAGGAGCTCGCCGACGTGCTCGCGTGGCTGCTCAGCGTTGCCAACCTGGTCGGCGTGGACTTGGAGGATGCTTTCAGGAAGAAATATGTCAGCTCGGGCTTTTGA
- a CDS encoding 2-oxoacid:acceptor oxidoreductase family protein, translated as MGRAANPIDLKSIYSYIQSSLVLSMLLEIIFYGRGGQGAVTAANILVEASMYEGLNGQAFPFFGAERRGAPVTAFARVSDRQILKHGMFNAADVLVVFDHGLIATGAAGRVKLKRNGVLVVNSPGEGIDYSKINSEGGFKAYAVDATRIAQESKLVIAGWPVVNTAMLGALIGAVKIVSIDNVKKAIVNYFGDKAGAVNAQAAERAYREVKLVREV; from the coding sequence TTGGGAAGGGCGGCAAACCCAATAGATTTAAAAAGTATATACTCATATATACAATCAAGCTTGGTGTTATCCATGCTTCTCGAAATAATATTCTACGGTAGGGGAGGTCAGGGAGCGGTGACGGCAGCCAACATCCTCGTTGAAGCATCAATGTACGAGGGGCTTAACGGGCAGGCGTTCCCCTTCTTCGGCGCGGAGAGGAGGGGCGCGCCCGTCACGGCGTTCGCAAGGGTCAGCGACAGGCAAATACTGAAGCACGGCATGTTCAACGCCGCAGACGTCCTAGTGGTTTTCGACCACGGGTTGATCGCGACGGGGGCCGCGGGGAGGGTTAAGCTGAAGAGGAACGGGGTCTTGGTGGTGAACTCGCCCGGGGAGGGGATCGACTACTCCAAGATCAACAGTGAAGGGGGCTTCAAGGCTTACGCAGTGGATGCGACCAGGATAGCTCAGGAGTCTAAGCTGGTCATAGCCGGGTGGCCGGTGGTGAACACGGCTATGCTGGGGGCCCTGATAGGAGCTGTCAAGATAGTGAGCATCGACAACGTCAAGAAAGCCATAGTCAACTACTTCGGGGATAAAGCCGGGGCTGTGAACGCCCAGGCCGCGGAGCGCGCGTACCGCGAGGTCAAGCTGGTTAGGGAGGTGTGA
- a CDS encoding metal-binding protein, with amino-acid sequence MVLDVRDTARYLESIAPDSPEAREIISEVYEKRFVKISCTLGERTVDVWVYMGPRSDYLIVPRSFCSCKDFMIRVASTRKTLACKHLVGVELALRLGKKRDLALDADTCVKIAFEVLEKNLSPTLRKALYTAQQ; translated from the coding sequence ATGGTTTTGGATGTGAGGGATACTGCGAGATACTTGGAGTCGATTGCTCCGGATTCTCCTGAAGCGCGCGAAATAATCAGCGAGGTTTACGAGAAAAGGTTTGTGAAAATCTCCTGCACGCTCGGGGAGAGAACGGTGGACGTGTGGGTTTACATGGGCCCGAGGAGCGACTACTTAATAGTGCCGAGGAGCTTCTGCAGCTGCAAGGACTTCATGATCAGGGTTGCATCCACCAGGAAGACTCTTGCCTGCAAGCACCTGGTGGGAGTGGAGCTGGCCCTGAGGCTTGGGAAGAAGAGGGACTTGGCCTTGGACGCTGACACGTGCGTTAAGATCGCCTTCGAAGTCCTCGAGAAAAACCTCTCGCCAACGCTCAGGAAAGCATTATATACTGCGCAACAGTGA
- a CDS encoding preprotein translocase subunit Sec61beta has protein sequence MSRKAKKREGPGLLSAAGLVRFYEESDVGVKLKPHVLIGVMVAFTIAVIALSKLAPLA, from the coding sequence TTGAGCAGGAAGGCGAAGAAGAGGGAGGGGCCCGGGCTCCTTTCGGCAGCAGGGCTCGTGAGATTCTACGAGGAGAGCGATGTAGGAGTCAAGCTTAAACCCCACGTCCTCATAGGCGTGATGGTGGCCTTCACAATCGCCGTGATCGCTTTATCCAAGCTCGCACCTCTAGCCTAA
- a CDS encoding 3-methyl-2-oxobutanoate dehydrogenase subunit beta produces the protein MAQARPKPPIPYDMRDSFLPGDAACSGCPIPMGWKVVRAALGEKTVFVIPACCSSVVVGVYPGQSLNSSIVHVPFAAAPSVASGIAEAYEKRGLRDVNVVVWAGDGGTADIGMASLSGAAERNNNIIYIMYDNEAYMNTGIQRSSSTPRGAWTTTTPVSGKTEQKKDVAKIMIAHDVPYVATASVAYPHDFYSKLQKARSIRGFKFIQLHAPCPVGWRFEPQYTVKVARLAVETGLWILYEYQGRRLTLSGPSRPYLDPSKRKPVEEYIRMQGRFRNIPPEALEDIKRSVELNWEWVKKLI, from the coding sequence ATGGCTCAAGCCAGGCCGAAACCACCGATTCCATACGACATGAGGGATTCATTCCTACCCGGAGACGCTGCGTGCTCGGGATGCCCGATTCCAATGGGCTGGAAGGTCGTCCGCGCCGCGCTGGGCGAGAAGACAGTGTTCGTCATACCGGCGTGTTGTTCATCGGTCGTGGTGGGAGTCTACCCTGGTCAATCACTCAACTCGAGCATAGTGCACGTGCCCTTCGCGGCAGCCCCTTCTGTGGCATCGGGGATTGCAGAAGCCTATGAGAAGAGGGGGCTGAGGGATGTAAACGTCGTAGTCTGGGCGGGCGACGGGGGCACGGCCGACATCGGCATGGCTTCCCTGAGCGGTGCAGCCGAGAGGAATAACAACATAATATACATCATGTACGATAACGAGGCGTACATGAACACTGGAATACAGAGGAGTTCTTCAACCCCAAGGGGGGCTTGGACGACCACTACGCCCGTGTCGGGGAAGACCGAGCAGAAGAAGGATGTAGCGAAGATCATGATCGCCCACGACGTGCCCTACGTGGCGACGGCCAGCGTGGCCTACCCCCACGACTTCTACAGCAAGCTACAGAAGGCGAGAAGCATCAGGGGCTTCAAGTTCATACAGCTCCACGCGCCGTGCCCTGTGGGATGGAGGTTCGAGCCCCAGTACACTGTCAAGGTGGCTAGGCTCGCCGTTGAAACAGGGCTCTGGATACTCTACGAGTACCAGGGCAGGAGGCTGACGCTATCGGGTCCGAGCAGGCCCTACCTGGACCCGTCGAAGAGGAAGCCTGTTGAAGAATACATTAGGATGCAGGGCAGGTTCAGGAACATTCCTCCGGAAGCCCTCGAGGATATCAAGAGGAGCGTTGAGCTCAACTGGGAGTGGGTGAAGAAGCTCATCTAG